The Sander lucioperca isolate FBNREF2018 chromosome 15, SLUC_FBN_1.2, whole genome shotgun sequence genome window below encodes:
- the pdlim1 gene encoding PDZ and LIM domain protein 1, with protein MPIRVVVQGPGPWGFRLVGGKDFDQPLTISRVTPGSKAAQANLSIGDMILAIDGEPTEHMTHLEAQNKIKGCIEEMVLSVDRSETKLWSPLSSEEGRTHPYKMNLASEPKEVKHIGSSHNRSALPFSGFGSKVVTNQYNSPSGLYSSENIKDFNSAVDEVKTIATANESNNKAPSDPSQTGKRPPVAADSEVYKMLQENQVSDEPPRQSASFKVLQEILETGDPDKPSGFRSVRAPATKIGSSVGNTEKLPSCDKCGSGIVGMVVKLRDKFRHPECYTCTDCDINLKQKGHFFVEDQIYCEKHARERMTPPEGYDVVTVFPK; from the exons ATGCCTATCCGGGTAGTAGTACAAGGTCCTGGACCCTGGGGATTCAGGTTGGTTGGGGGAAAGGACTTCGACCAGCCACTAACTATTTCCCGG GTCACCCCTGGGAGTAAAGCTGCCCAGGCCAACCTGTCCATAGGAGACATGATCTTGGCTATCGACGGGGAACCGACAGAGCACATGACTCACTTGGAAGCGCAGAACAAGATCAAGGGATGCATAGAGGAAATGGTGCTCTCCGTAGACAG GTCCGAAACTAAACTGTGGTCGCCACTTTCATCTGAGGAAGGGAGGACACATCCGTACAAGATGAATCTTGCATCAGAgccaaag GAGGTTAAACACATAGGCTCGTCCCACAACAGAAGTGCTCTGCCGTTCTCTGGTTTTGGCTCCAAAGTTGTGACCAACCAGTACAACAGCCCATCGGGTCTCTACTCTTCAGAGAACATCAAGGACTTCAACTCGGCTGTGGACGAAGTTAAAACCATAGCTACAGCTAATGAGTCCAACAACAA AGCTCCGTCAGATCCATCGCAGACGGGCAAGCGGCCGCCTGTCGCAGCAGATTCAGAGGTTTACAAGATGCTGCAGGAGAACCAAGTGTCTGATGAGCCTCCGCGACAGTCGGCTTCATTCAAAGTGCTTCAGGAGATCCTTGAGACAG GTGACCCTGATAAACCATCAGGGTTCAGGAGTGTGAGAGCACCCGCGACAAAGATTGGATCATCAGTGGGAAACACAGAGAAGTTACCTTCCTGTGACAAATGCGGATCCGGGATTGT GGGGATGGTGGTAAAGCTGAGGGACAAGTTCCGTCACCCCGAGTGCTACACCTGTACAGACTGCGACATCAACCTAAAACAGAAGGGACATTTCTTTGTGGAGGACCAGATTTATTGTGAGAAGCACGCACGCGAGCGAATGACCCCGCCTGAGGGCTACGACGTTGTCACCGTCTTCCCCAAGTAG
- the neurog3 gene encoding neurogenin-3, which produces MSPKVPCAPNHLRTSRDAVTLNRCLQTVRSPVKEAGDTSEDSSESLTRKPLTVTGDEASSMTNLKHKSRCEQSGQRGRRRMKANDRERSRMHNLNSALDALRSILPALPEDAKLTKIETLRFAHNYIWALTETLRMADQHGHTPQYLPVAPDPSSPTSVSSAESGYVTSADFDPRDCYTSTHQTKYTISSRDQSSVIPVTFYLKSFCGETYVKNSWHC; this is translated from the coding sequence ATGTCTCCTAAAGTGCCGTGCGCCCCCAATCACCTGCGCACATCCAGAGACGCAGTGACGCTCAACAGGTGTCTTCAGACTGTTCGCAGCCCCGTTAAAGAAGCTGGTGACACCTCAGAAGACTCCAGTGAAAGCCTGACGCGAAAACCACTGACTGTTACCGGAGATGAAGCTTCCTCAATGACAAATCTAAAACACAAAAGCAGATGTGAGCAGTCTGGACAGCGGGGCAGGCGCAGAATGAAGGCCAACGACAGAGAGCGCTCCCGGATGCACAACCTCAACTCGGCTCTGGACGCGCTGAGAAGCATCCTGCCGGCACTGCCCGAGGACGCCAAGCTGACCAAGATCGAAACTCTGCGCTTCGCCCACAACTACATCTGGGCTCTGACCGAGACACTGCGCATGGCCGACCAACACGGACACACGCCGCAATACCTGCCGGTGGCACCTGATCCGAGCAGCCCGACCAGTGTTTCATCTGCAGAGTCCGGTTATGTGACTTCAGCTGACTTTGACCCAAGAGACTGTTACACTTCCACTCATCAAACCAAGTATACGATTTCATCAAGAGATCAATCCAGTGTTATCCCTGTTACCTTTTATTTGAAGTCATTCTGTGGTGAAacgtatgtcaaaaacagttgGCACTGTTGA